The genomic region ATACTTCGGTATTGTCCATCGAGCCGTACACGCGCTCGCTCCCCGGTCCGGTCGCGGTCAGGATGACGTCCTCGCCCGAATGCACGCTGGCGCCGACCAGCGACGACAGATTGCCGGGGCGCAGCACCGCGCCCGGGACCTCCTTGTATTTGTCGTTGGCCTTGAAGGTGCCGTCGTCACCGGCCTTGACGGTCGGCTCGTTGGGATTGTCGAGCTTCGGACGGAACGTCTCGTAATGATCGGGCAGGCTCGCCGAGAAGATGGCAAGCCGCCGGCTGACGTCGATGCGTGACGGATAACCTTCCGCATCCGGCGCGGGATAGTTGGGAAATCCGGCTTGATCGTAGACCCCGACGCGCTCGCGCAAGGGCACGTTGGGCGTCGTGCCCATGTCGTCATTCACCGTGCCGACGAGGCTGTTGGGATGATTGTGATCGGCCAGCACCAGGATCAGGGTGTCGTCGCCGCGTGCGCGCGCCCATTCGCGCGTCTGACGCACCGCGTTGTCGAGCATGATCGTGTCGTAGACGGCGCGCTCCATGTCGAGCAGATGCGCGTATTTGTCGATCATTCCGGATTCGACCATCAAGAAGAAGCCGGCTTCGTTCTTCGCGAGGATTTTCAGCGCCGCCTGCACCTGCTCGGTCAGATCAGGCTGCTCGGGAAATTTCTTGACGCCGCCGCCCTTGAGGAATTTGCGGTCCAGTGCGCCGTCCATGTTGCCGGTGGCGAACAGGCCGAGCAGCCTGCTCGTCTCCTGTCTTGCGGCAGACGCGCTGAGCTCGCCCGCCGTGGTCGCCACCTGATAGCCGGCATCGCGAAACTTCGCCATGTAATCGGTCTCGTCCTTGCGCTTGGAGCCGGCAGCCGACTTCGGCAGAAAATTCGCGCTGCCGCCGCCCATCATCACATCCGGCTTTGCCGCGAAGAACTGCTCGACGATGTCGTCATAGGCGGCGCGCCGGCGGGTGTGCGCGACCATCGCCGCCGGCGTCGCGTCTTCGATCTCGGTATTGGTGACGACACCGATCGCCATGCCGAGCTGCCTCTTGGCAAGGCTGCTGATGGTTTCGACCTTGGGATCGTCGAGCGGGCTTGCGGTGCGGTCGGCATAGACGCCGAGGGCATTGACGGCGCTCTTGTGCCCGGTCGCATAGGCGCTCGCCGAGTTCGCGGAATCCGTGATGATCGAGTCCGAGCCGGCGGTTGCCACCAGCGCCATATGCGGCATGTCGTCGATGGCGAGCTTGCCGCGGCTCTTGCCTTCCGAAATGCCCTTGGACAGGATTCGCGCTGCGACCCGATGCGCCGGCGACATGCCGTCACCGATGAACAGGATGACGTTCTTCGCCTTGCGCGCGCCGGTGTCGTAAACCGTCCATGTGACGCTGCGCTGGCGCGTGCCGTCGGTCACGTCCACCACAATGCTGCCGGGCTTGGTCAGCGTGACGTCGCGCAGGACCAAGGCCGACTGCTCCTTGCCGTCCTCGCGCTCGATGAAGCTCCCGGAACGGCCGAACGCGGCCGCATAATCCGCGCCGTTCACCATCACCTTCAACTTGGCGGGATCGACCAGCCCGGGAAGCTCGACCTTGAAGTCGAACTTGGCTCCCGCGAGGATCTCGGCACGATCGATCGGATAGATCGTCTGCGCCGACGATGATGATGCCCAACAGAGAACGATGAGAGAGGCGAGTGCCGATCCCCTGACCATGTGCGATGCTCCGCAATCCCGTTTCCAACAGAAGTGGAAGCGTAGCGGTCGAGAATGACAGCGTCATTAAGCTCGTAGCCCGGATGGAGCGAAGCGCAATCCGGGAATCCATCGGCCTGGCAGCGGCCCCGGATTTCGCTTTCGCTCCATCCGGGCTACGGAAAGCCTCAGCCCTTGTCGCTCTCCAGCCGGAAGATCTGCGAGCCTTCAGTGCCCGACAACAGGCCGGTCTTCGAATAGAGACCGAGCTTGGTGCGGGTGTCGGCGATGTCGAGGTTGCGCATGGTGAGCTGGCCGATGCGGTCGGCCGGCGTGAAGGCGGCGTCCTCCACCTTTTCCATGCTGAGCCGCTCCGGCGCATAGGTAAGGTTGGGGCTCTCGGTGTTGAGGATCGAATAGTCGTTGCCGCGGCGCAGCTCCAGGGTCACCTCGCCGGTGACGGCGCGGGCGACCCAGCGCTGGGCGGTTTCGCGCAGCATCAGGGCCTGCGAATCGAACCAGCGGCCCTGATAGAGCAGGCGCCCCAGGCGCATGCCGCTGATGCGATACTGCTCGATCGTGTCCTCGTTGTGGATGCCGGTGACGAGGCGCTCATAGGCGATGTGCAGCAGCGCCATGCCAGGCGCCTCATAGATGCCGCGGCTCTTGGCCTCGATGATGCGGTTCTCGATCTGGTCGCTCATGCCGAGGCCGTGGCGGCCGCCGATCGCGTTGGCTTCGAGGAACAGCGCGACGGGATCGGAGAAGGTCCGGCCGTTGAGAGCCGTGGGCTGGCCCTCCTCGAAGCGCACCACGACCTTCTCCGCCTTGACGGCGCAATCGTCGCGCCAGAACGGCACGCCCATGATCGGGTTGACGATCTTGATGCCGCTGTCGAGGCTTTCGAGATCCTTGGCCTCGTGCGTGGCGCCGAGCAGATTGCTGTCGGTCGAATACGCCTTCTCGGCGCTCATCTTGTAGGCAAAGCCCTGCGCGGTCATGAACGCCGACATCTCGGCGCGGCCGCCGAGCTCGTCGATGAACTGCTGGTCGAGCCATGGCTTGTAGATCTTCAGACCGGGATTGGTGAGCAGGCCGTAGCGGTAGAAGCGCTCGATGTCGTTGCCCTTGAAGGTCGAGCCGTCGCCCCAGATGTTAACGCCGTCTTCCTTCATCGCCGCGACCAGCATCGTGCCGGTGACGGCGCGGCCGAGCGGCGTGGTGTTGAAATAGGTGATGCCACCGGTCGAGATATGGAAGGCGCCCGACTGGATCGCGGCGATGCCTTCATGGACCAGCTGCGTGCGGCAATCGACCAGGCGCGCGTTCTCGGCGCCGAACTCCATCGCCTTGCGCGGGATCTCGTTGTAGTCGGCTTCATCCGGCTGGCCGAGATTGGCGGTGTAGGCGTAGCAGCGCGCCCCCTTCTGCTTCATCCAGAGCAGCGCCGCAGAGGTGTCGAGGCCGCCCGAAAAAGCAATGCCGACTTTCTCACCCTTGGGCAGGCTTTTCAGGATCGTGGTCATGGGGCTTCCAATCGGGTCTCAAGCTGATGTGACGAGTGGGTTCGACCGCGCGAATATCAAATTTCGCGGGGCTCGGCACCCCTTTAATGGCTCAAACCGAGGGCTCGGGGCCGGTCTTGCGGCCGAACAGGCGCTGGCGGAGCCGGTAAGCGGGCATGTTCAGCCGGGTCAGGGCGGCATCGACCGCCTCGTCCGAGAACCGCGTCCGCGGCCAGCGGTAGATCAGCGCGTAGGCGAACCAGAT from Bradyrhizobium sp. CB1015 harbors:
- the argG gene encoding argininosuccinate synthase, whose product is MTTILKSLPKGEKVGIAFSGGLDTSAALLWMKQKGARCYAYTANLGQPDEADYNEIPRKAMEFGAENARLVDCRTQLVHEGIAAIQSGAFHISTGGITYFNTTPLGRAVTGTMLVAAMKEDGVNIWGDGSTFKGNDIERFYRYGLLTNPGLKIYKPWLDQQFIDELGGRAEMSAFMTAQGFAYKMSAEKAYSTDSNLLGATHEAKDLESLDSGIKIVNPIMGVPFWRDDCAVKAEKVVVRFEEGQPTALNGRTFSDPVALFLEANAIGGRHGLGMSDQIENRIIEAKSRGIYEAPGMALLHIAYERLVTGIHNEDTIEQYRISGMRLGRLLYQGRWFDSQALMLRETAQRWVARAVTGEVTLELRRGNDYSILNTESPNLTYAPERLSMEKVEDAAFTPADRIGQLTMRNLDIADTRTKLGLYSKTGLLSGTEGSQIFRLESDKG
- a CDS encoding alkaline phosphatase, with the protein product MVRGSALASLIVLCWASSSSAQTIYPIDRAEILAGAKFDFKVELPGLVDPAKLKVMVNGADYAAAFGRSGSFIEREDGKEQSALVLRDVTLTKPGSIVVDVTDGTRQRSVTWTVYDTGARKAKNVILFIGDGMSPAHRVAARILSKGISEGKSRGKLAIDDMPHMALVATAGSDSIITDSANSASAYATGHKSAVNALGVYADRTASPLDDPKVETISSLAKRQLGMAIGVVTNTEIEDATPAAMVAHTRRRAAYDDIVEQFFAAKPDVMMGGGSANFLPKSAAGSKRKDETDYMAKFRDAGYQVATTAGELSASAARQETSRLLGLFATGNMDGALDRKFLKGGGVKKFPEQPDLTEQVQAALKILAKNEAGFFLMVESGMIDKYAHLLDMERAVYDTIMLDNAVRQTREWARARGDDTLILVLADHNHPNSLVGTVNDDMGTTPNVPLRERVGVYDQAGFPNYPAPDAEGYPSRIDVSRRLAIFSASLPDHYETFRPKLDNPNEPTVKAGDDGTFKANDKYKEVPGAVLRPGNLSSLVGASVHSGEDVILTATGPGSERVYGSMDNTEVFRVMADALGLAARQ